A genomic segment from Panulirus ornatus isolate Po-2019 chromosome 7, ASM3632096v1, whole genome shotgun sequence encodes:
- the LOC139749590 gene encoding chitinase-3-like protein 1 isoform X3, whose translation MEVLARIVSITAGLLVVTWAPHQVMAGRKHVVCYYASWAHYRHGLAKYTVEDIPVELCTHLVYAFAVLDSKTLLAKQHDSWLDRDLKNYEKFVQLKKKNRNLKVLLGLGGWNDSRSNKYSRLVADAGLRRKFVDEVIKLLLQYGFDGLDLDWEYPAYEGISADKQGFTAWLVDLKSAFRPHGLLLTSAVSAGRRNIDRGYDIPKVSELLDLVILMAYDFHGSWENRVAHHSPLYPEPGQNPELCADFAVNYWLKKGTPAHKLVLGLPLYGRSWTLAGPENFPGAAAVGPGRAGRYVKATGNLAFFECCLAHKKEGWTKVTGDGGPYITKGDQWAGYDDVDAVVKKAQYALSKDLGGIMVWDTVTDDFGNYCGLGHNPLLTAIATTLNGSSPTTALVSQHGGSNIPPTDHAPTKPWRNKESKEESHLGGRKGTTDDRANDSTGINSITTTRKNPSVVHNEGSGLEQTTELPYAWLAWFACPGGLLWHQDLLSCDWPSAVQCILPLSKPNIRLFLPPEVSHF comes from the exons GAGGTGTTGGCGAGGATCGTGTCCATTACTGCTGGactgctggtggtgacgtgggCACCGCACCAGGTCATGGCGGGGAGGAAGCACGTCGTCTGCTACTATGCGTCCTGGGCACACTACCGCCACG GCCTGGCCAAGTACACAGTGGAGGACATTCCAGTGGAGCTGTGCACCCACTTGGTCTACGCCTTCGCCGTCCTGGACTCCAAGACCCTCCTGGCGAAGCAGCACGACTCCTGGCTGGACAGGGACCTGAAAAATTACGAGAAGTTTGTCCAGCTCAAAAAGAAGAACCGCAATTTAAAG GTGCTGCTGGGTCTAGGGGGTTGGAATGACTCTCGCAGTAACAAATACTCACGGCTGGTAGCAGATGCAGGACTAAGACGGAAATTTGTGGATGAAGTGATCAAGCTGCTCCTCCAGTATGGCTTTGATGGCCTTGACCTGGACTGGGAGTACCCAGCCTATGAGGGAATTTCAGCTGACAAACAAG GATTCACAGCATGGCTGGTAGACCTCAAGTCAGCTTTCAGACCCCATGGTTTACTGCTAACATCTGCTGTGAGTGCAGGCCGACGAAACATTGACCGTGGTTATGACATACCTAAGGTTTCTGAGCTGCTTGACCTG gTCATTCTCATGGCATATGACTTTCATGGGTCCTGGGAGAACCGTGTGGCACACCATTCACCTCTCTACCCTGAGCCTGGTCAGAATCCTGAACTATGTGCTGACTTTGCAGTCAACTATTGGCTAAAGAAAGGCACTCCTGCTCACAAG CTGGTTTTGGGTCTTCCTCTCTATGGACGGTCATGGACTCTAGCAGGGCCCGAAAACTTCCCTGGGGCAGCTGCAGTAGGACCAGGAAGAGCTGGCCGATATGTCAAGGCCACTGGTAATTTGGCATTCTTTGAATGCTGTCTAGCACACAAAAAA GAGGGCTGGACAAAGGTGACTGGTGATGGAGGACCTTACATAACAAAAGGGGACCAGTGGGCAGGCTATGACGATGTTGATGCTGTAGTGAAAAAG GCACAGTATGCTCTTTCCAAAGACTTGGGTGGTATTATGGTTTGGGACACTGTCACTGATGACTTTGGAAACTACTGTGGTTTGGGACACAATCCACTCCTGACAGCAATTGCCACCACACTTAATGGCAGTTCACCCACTACTGCTTTAGTGTCTCAGCATGGAGGATCCAATATCCCTCCAACAGATCATGCACCAACAAAGCCATGGAGGAATAAGGAGTCCAAAGAAGAGAGCCATCTTGGTGGAAGAAAAGGCACAACTGATGATAGAGCTAATGATTCTACAGGCATAAACAGCATCACTACAACTAGAAAAAACCCAAGTGTTGTTCACAATGAAGGAAGCGGGTTGGAACAAACAACTGAGCTTCCTTATGCTTGGCTGGCATG